The following are encoded in a window of Rosa chinensis cultivar Old Blush chromosome 4, RchiOBHm-V2, whole genome shotgun sequence genomic DNA:
- the LOC112196304 gene encoding serine carboxypeptidase-like 50 produces the protein MESTPQNLLCFFFFFLLHRTTASSPPPLFPKQALPTRSGYLPVNPTTNSAIYYTFYEAQTPISPLSQTPLLIWLQGGPGCSSMIGNFFELGPWRVNFHKHPSEPLALEPNSGSWNRIFGLVFLDNPIGTGFSIAAKPEEIPTDQFGVAKHLFAAITKFVELDPAFKSRRIYITGESYAGKYVPAIGYYILKRNAELSESKRVNLGGVAIGDGLTDPVIQVATHAANTYFSGLINERQKSELEELQVAAVRLIKARNWREATNGRNRVLRRLQNMTGLATLYDYTKNADYETSLVGELLSHKEVKKALGVSNVSIVFEECSDLVGDVLHADVMKSVKYMVEFLVKNSKVLLYQGQYDLRDGVFSTEAWVKTMKWEGIQKFLSADRNVWKLGGETAGYVQKWGSLSQVAVSGAGHLLPTDQPLRAQAMIEDWVLDKGLFANVHEAI, from the coding sequence ATGGAGTCTACACCCCAAAACCTCctgtgcttcttcttcttcttcctcctccaccgCACCACAGCCTCATCACCGCCGCCTCTCTTCCCCAAACAAGCCCTCCCCACAAGGTCAGGCTACCTCCCAGTCAACCCCACGACAAACTCTGCCATATACTACACTTTCTATGAAGCTCAAACCCCAATCTCACCTCTCTCACAAACTCCACTCCTCATTTGGCTCCAGGGTGGCCCCGGCTGCTCCTCCATGATCGGCAACTTCTTCGAGCTCGGTCCCTGGCGCGTCAACTTCCACAAGCACCCCTCCGAGCCCCTTGCCTTGGAGCCCAACTCTGGTTCTTGGAACCGCATTTTCGGCTTGGTTTTTCTTGACAATCCTATAGGCACCGGATTCAGCATCGCTGCGAAGCCCGAAGAGATACCAACTGATCAGTTTGGAGTTGCAAAGCACTTGTTCGCTGCGATCACCAAGTTTGTTGAGCTTGATCCAGCTTTTAAGTCGAGGCGTATTTACATTACTGGGGAGAGCTATGCAGGGAAGTATGTTCCGGCTATTGGTTACTACATTTTGAAGAGGAATGCCGAGTTAAGTGAGTCTAAGCGTGTGAATTTGGGCGGTGTTGCTATCGGAGATGGGCTAACAGACCCGGTGATTCAGGTGGCTACTCATGCTGCGAATACTTACTTCTCTGGTTTGATCAATGAGAGGCAGAAGAGTGAGCTGGAGGAGCTTCAAGTTGCGGCGGTGAGGTTGATTAAGGCGAGGAATTGGCGTGAGGCAACGAATGGCCGAAACAGAGTTTTGAGGAGGTTGCAAAATATGACAGGGCTGGCTACTTTGTATGACTACACAAAGAATGCCGACTACGAAACCagtttggttggggagttgttgaGCCATAAGGAGGTGAAGAAGGCGTTGGGGGTGTCGAATGTGTCCATTGTTTTTGAGGAGTGTAGTGATTTAGTGGGAGATGTGTTGCACGCGGATGTGATGAAGAGTGTGAAATACATGGTGGAGTTTCTTGTGAAGAACAGCAAGGTGTTGCTGTATCAAGGGCAGTATGATCTGCGAGACGGTGTGTTTTCCACCGAGGCTTGGGTGAAGACCATGAAATGGGAAGGGATACAGAAGTTTCTGTCGGCAGATCGGAATGTGTGGAAGTTGGGTGGAGAAACTGCTGGTTATGTTCAGAAATGGGGGAGTTTGAGCCAAGTTGCGGTTTCAGGTGCTGGTCATCTTTTGCCAACTGACCAGCCATTGAGAGCTCAAGCAATGATTGAAGACTGGGTTTTGGATAAAGGGTTGTTTGCCAATGTTCATGAGGCTATATAA
- the LOC112200104 gene encoding serine carboxypeptidase-like 50, whose protein sequence is MESTWTPKLLLKLTFFIFISVFILLQLFPISYLHRAPSLWPPSKFSLFTAPISLFPKEALPTKSGYLTVNSTTGSSIFYTYYEAQSLTFPDLSQTPLIIWLQGGPGCSSLFGNFMEIGPWYVNLNHHHRDLDNQPFVLEPNPGSWNRIFGLLFLDNPIGSGFSIASSSEEIPRDQFSVAKHLYIAITKFIELDPILFSSRPLYIAGESYAGKYVPAIGYYILKKNEESNHLVNLAGVAIGNGLIDPETQVGTHADNAYFSGLINEKQRREMEMYQNEAIRLARLKRWRDATDARYRVVDMLIDMTGLATLFDYSKKAPYHKTQWVTDFLHDERVKRIMSVEEPAVFRNCSHVVQVALYDDNMKSVKYMVELLVKRSKVLLYQGQFDLWDGVFSTAAWVKTLQWEEIQRFLAAGRRVWRGRGDELAGYVQKWKSLSNVVVSRAGHLVPADQPLNSQAMIEGWILETGLFSDDEQLF, encoded by the coding sequence ATGGAGTCAACGTGGACACCCAAGCTTCTTCTGAAGCTcaccttcttcatcttcatctctgTTTTCATATTGCTTCAACTCTTTCCCATCTCCTATCTTCATCGAGCTCCATCCTTATGGCCACCCTCCAAGTTCTCATTGTTCACTGCTCCAATCTCTCTGTTTCCCAAGGAAGCTTTGCCCACCAAGTCAGGCTACCTCACAGTCAACTCCACCACAGGCTCTTCTATTTTCTACACCTATTATGAAGCTCAGAGCCTCACTTTCCCCGACCTCTCGCAAACCCCACTTATCATTTGGCTCCAGGGTGGGCCCGGATGCTCCTCCTTGTTTGGTAACTTCATGGAGATCGGGCCTTGGTATGTAAACTTAAACCATCATCATCGTGATCTTGATAATCAACCCTTTGTGCTTGAACCCAACCCCGGTTCTTGGAACCGGATTTTTGGACTTCTTTTCCTTGATAATCCAATAGGATCCGGGTTCAGCATCGCCTCGAGCAGCGAAGAAATCCCAAGAGACCAATTTTCGGTAGCTAAACACCTATACATTGCGATTACAAAGTTTATTGAACTTGATCCAATATTGTTTAGCTCTCGTCCACTATATATAGCAGGCGAGAGCTATGCTGGCAAGTACGTGCCAGCAATTGGGTACTATATACTCAAGAAGAATGAAGAGTCCAATCATTTGGTTAATTTAGCTGGCGTAGCTATAGGAAATGGTTTGATAGACCCGGAGACTCAGGTGGGCACTCATGCAGACAATGCTTACTTTTCGGGCTTGATCAATGAGAAACAAAGGAGGGAGATGGAGATGTATCAGAACGAGGCAATCAGGCTAGCCAGATTGAAGCGATGGAGAGATGCGACCGATGCAAGGTACCGAGTTGTGGATATGCTGATTGACATGACAGGATTAGCCACATTGTTTGACTACTCCAAGAAAGCGCCTTACCACAAGACTCAATGGGTCACTGACTTTTTACACGATGAAAGGGTGAAGAGAATTATGAGTGTGGAGGAGCCCGCAGTGTTTAGAAATTGTAGCCATGTGGTGCAAGTTGCTTTGTATGATGATAACATGAAGAGTGTGAAGTACATGGTGGAGTTGTTGGTGAAGAGAAGCAAGGTGTTGTTGTATCAAGGGCAGTTTGATTTGTGGGATGGGGTGTTTTCGACCGCGGCGTGGGTGAAGACATTGCAATGGGAGGAGATTCAGAGATTTTTAGCGGCGGGGAGGAGGGTTTGGAGAGGGAGAGGGGATGAGCTTGCAGGGTATGTGCAGAAATGGAAGAGTTTGAGCAATGTTGTGGTTTCAAGAGCAGGGCATCTTGTGCCGGCTGACCAGCCATTGAATTCTCAGGCAATGATTGAAGGCTGGATTTTGGAAACAGGGTTGTTTAGCGACGATGAGCAATTGTTCTGA
- the LOC112195819 gene encoding uncharacterized protein LOC112195819: protein MRLYNGFLDILKIQKFRRIVSYTGFYCFTVVLSYAYTSNTTRAGFSRGDQFYASYPAGTELLTDQAKLYKAALGNCFETQEWGPIEYCIMAKHFERQGKGPYACHAQYMAHLLSLGQLDGSG from the exons ATGAGGCTCTACAATGGCTTCCTTGACATTCTGAAGATTCAGAAGTTTCGGAGAATCGTGTCATATACTGGGTTCTACTGCTTCACAGTGGTCTTGAGCTACGCTTACACAAGCAACAC AACTAGAGCTGGGTTTTCCAGAGGTGACCAATTCTATGCGTCGTACCCAGCCGGAACTGAGCTTCTGACAGACCAAGCTAAG TTGTATAAAGCTGCCCTTGGTAATTGTTTTGAAACCCAAGAATGGGGTCCTATTGAGTACTGCATCATGGCTAAACACTTTGAGCGTCAGGGGAAAGGGCCTTATGCGTGCCATGCT CAATACATGGCACATCTTCTATCTCTTGGGCAACTTGATGGAAGTGGCTAG
- the LOC112195816 gene encoding mitogen-activated protein kinase 9 isoform X1 — protein MDGLIRWFQRIATSTSSSSPDPHVHDYQSPSAEEQELTITVDLDMSGLKPIKVPIRTNHRLASMDHHKNMLDNEFFTEYGEASQYEIQEVIGKGSYGVVASAVDTHTGEKVAIKKINDVFEHVSDATRILREIKLLRLLHHPDIVDIKHIMLPPCRREFKDIYVVFELMESDLHQVIKANDDLTPEHYQFFLYQLLRALKYIHTGNVFHRDLKPKNILANADCKLKICDFGLARPAFSDAPSTVFWTDYVATRWYRAPELCGSFFSKYTPAIDIWSIGCIFAEMLTGKPLFPGKNVVHQLDLITDLLGTPSIESIARIRNEKARRYLSNMKIKKPTPLSQKMPHADPLALRLLERLLAFDPRDRISAEEALSDPYFHGLANKDNEPSKQPISKLEFDFEKRKLTKDDVRELIYREILEYHPKMLHDYLQGSDNIGFMYPSGVDRFRRQFAHLEEQFGKGDRSTALQRKHASLPRERVCMDEGTEQNGNSKKGTTLSAGRAAIQSPPKSQRFEVTESVCENGSTIQNDLNKPHYSPHSLVKSDSMSASQCVVVNGKYLEKDRIAAQKKEMIKAVS, from the exons ATGGACGGCCTGATTCGCTGGTTCCAACGCATCGCAACTTCTACTTCTTCATCCTCCCCCGATCCCCATGTACACGACTACCAGTCTCCGTCGGCGGAGGAGCAGGAGTTGACGATCACGGTGGACCTGGACATGAGTGGCCTGAAGCCGATCAAGGTGCCGATAAGAACCAATCACAGACTCGCCTCCATGGACCATCATAAG AATATGCTTGACAACGAGTTTTTCACCGAATACGGTGAGGCAAGTCAATATGAGATACAAGAAGTGATTGGCAAAGGTAGCTATGGTGTTGTTGCGTCTGCAGTTGATACTCACACCGGTGAGAAGGTGGCTATTAAGAAAATCAATGATGTCTTTGAGCATGTCTCTGATGCCACTCGCATTTTAAGAGAAATTAAGCTCCTTCGGCTACTGCACCACCCTGATATTGTGGACATAAAGCATATAATGCTACCCCCTTGTAGACGAGAGTTCAAGGATATATATGTTGTATTTGAGTTGATGGAATCTGACCTTCACCAAGTTATAAAGGCAAATGATGATCTCACTCCTGAGCATTATCAATTTTTCCTGTACCAGCTTCTTCGAGCTCTCAAGTATATACATACAG GAAATGTTTTCCATCGAGATTTAAAGCCAAAAAATATACTTGCTAATGCAGACTGCAAACTGAAAATCTGTGACTTTGGTCTTGCTCGTCCAGCATTTAGCGATGCCCCATCTACTGTCTTTTGGACT GACTATGTGGCAACTCGATGGTACCGTGCTCCCGAACTTTGTGGTTCCTTTTTCTCCAAG TACACTCCTGCTATTGATATTTGGAGCATAGGGTGTATATTTGCAGAAATGCTAACAGGAAAACCATTGTTTCCTGGGAAAAATGTTGTACATCAATTGGATCTCATTACTGATTTACTTGGCACTCCGTCTATCGAATCTATTGCAAGG ATTCGGAATGAAAAGGCCAGAAGATATTTAAGTAATATGAAGATAAAGAAACCAACTCCTCTCTCACAAAAAATGCCTCATGCAGATCCATTGGCTCTTCGTTTACTTGAGCGTTTGCTTGCATTTGATCCTAGAGATCGTATTTCTGCTGAAGAG GCACTATCTGACCCATATTTTCATGGATTGGCAAATAAGGATAATGAACCATCCAAGCAGCCCATTTCAAAGCTTGAGTTTGATTTTGAAAAGAGGAAACTAACAAAAGATGATGTAAGAGAGCTAATTTATAGAGAG ATTTTAGAGTATCATCCGAAGATGCTGCATGACTACCTTCAAGGTTCAGATAATATTGGCTTCATGTATCCAAG TGGAGTTGATCGATTTAGACGACAATTTGCCCATCTCGAGGAACAGTTTGGTAAAGGTGACAGAAGCACTGCACTGCAGAGGAAGCATGCTTCATTACCTAG AGAACGAGTTTGTATGGATGAGGGCACGGAGCAAAATGGCAATTCTAAAAAGGGTACCACACTCTCAGCGGGTCGTGCAGCTATTCAGAGCCCTCCAAAGTCCCAGAGGTTTGAAGTAACAGAATCTGTCTGTGAAAATGGATCAACCATACAGAATGACCTTAATAAGCCACACTATAGTCCTCATAGTCTGGTGAAGAGTGATAGCATGAGTGCTTCTCAGTGTGTTGTTGTAAATGGAAAGTACCTCGAG AAGGACAGAATCGCAGCacaaaagaaagagatgatTAAAGCGGTGTCATAG
- the LOC112195816 gene encoding mitogen-activated protein kinase 9 isoform X2, which translates to MLDNEFFTEYGEASQYEIQEVIGKGSYGVVASAVDTHTGEKVAIKKINDVFEHVSDATRILREIKLLRLLHHPDIVDIKHIMLPPCRREFKDIYVVFELMESDLHQVIKANDDLTPEHYQFFLYQLLRALKYIHTGNVFHRDLKPKNILANADCKLKICDFGLARPAFSDAPSTVFWTDYVATRWYRAPELCGSFFSKYTPAIDIWSIGCIFAEMLTGKPLFPGKNVVHQLDLITDLLGTPSIESIARIRNEKARRYLSNMKIKKPTPLSQKMPHADPLALRLLERLLAFDPRDRISAEEALSDPYFHGLANKDNEPSKQPISKLEFDFEKRKLTKDDVRELIYREILEYHPKMLHDYLQGSDNIGFMYPSGVDRFRRQFAHLEEQFGKGDRSTALQRKHASLPRERVCMDEGTEQNGNSKKGTTLSAGRAAIQSPPKSQRFEVTESVCENGSTIQNDLNKPHYSPHSLVKSDSMSASQCVVVNGKYLEKDRIAAQKKEMIKAVS; encoded by the exons ATGCTTGACAACGAGTTTTTCACCGAATACGGTGAGGCAAGTCAATATGAGATACAAGAAGTGATTGGCAAAGGTAGCTATGGTGTTGTTGCGTCTGCAGTTGATACTCACACCGGTGAGAAGGTGGCTATTAAGAAAATCAATGATGTCTTTGAGCATGTCTCTGATGCCACTCGCATTTTAAGAGAAATTAAGCTCCTTCGGCTACTGCACCACCCTGATATTGTGGACATAAAGCATATAATGCTACCCCCTTGTAGACGAGAGTTCAAGGATATATATGTTGTATTTGAGTTGATGGAATCTGACCTTCACCAAGTTATAAAGGCAAATGATGATCTCACTCCTGAGCATTATCAATTTTTCCTGTACCAGCTTCTTCGAGCTCTCAAGTATATACATACAG GAAATGTTTTCCATCGAGATTTAAAGCCAAAAAATATACTTGCTAATGCAGACTGCAAACTGAAAATCTGTGACTTTGGTCTTGCTCGTCCAGCATTTAGCGATGCCCCATCTACTGTCTTTTGGACT GACTATGTGGCAACTCGATGGTACCGTGCTCCCGAACTTTGTGGTTCCTTTTTCTCCAAG TACACTCCTGCTATTGATATTTGGAGCATAGGGTGTATATTTGCAGAAATGCTAACAGGAAAACCATTGTTTCCTGGGAAAAATGTTGTACATCAATTGGATCTCATTACTGATTTACTTGGCACTCCGTCTATCGAATCTATTGCAAGG ATTCGGAATGAAAAGGCCAGAAGATATTTAAGTAATATGAAGATAAAGAAACCAACTCCTCTCTCACAAAAAATGCCTCATGCAGATCCATTGGCTCTTCGTTTACTTGAGCGTTTGCTTGCATTTGATCCTAGAGATCGTATTTCTGCTGAAGAG GCACTATCTGACCCATATTTTCATGGATTGGCAAATAAGGATAATGAACCATCCAAGCAGCCCATTTCAAAGCTTGAGTTTGATTTTGAAAAGAGGAAACTAACAAAAGATGATGTAAGAGAGCTAATTTATAGAGAG ATTTTAGAGTATCATCCGAAGATGCTGCATGACTACCTTCAAGGTTCAGATAATATTGGCTTCATGTATCCAAG TGGAGTTGATCGATTTAGACGACAATTTGCCCATCTCGAGGAACAGTTTGGTAAAGGTGACAGAAGCACTGCACTGCAGAGGAAGCATGCTTCATTACCTAG AGAACGAGTTTGTATGGATGAGGGCACGGAGCAAAATGGCAATTCTAAAAAGGGTACCACACTCTCAGCGGGTCGTGCAGCTATTCAGAGCCCTCCAAAGTCCCAGAGGTTTGAAGTAACAGAATCTGTCTGTGAAAATGGATCAACCATACAGAATGACCTTAATAAGCCACACTATAGTCCTCATAGTCTGGTGAAGAGTGATAGCATGAGTGCTTCTCAGTGTGTTGTTGTAAATGGAAAGTACCTCGAG AAGGACAGAATCGCAGCacaaaagaaagagatgatTAAAGCGGTGTCATAG